A genomic region of Bactrocera dorsalis isolate Fly_Bdor chromosome 3, ASM2337382v1, whole genome shotgun sequence contains the following coding sequences:
- the LOC105225481 gene encoding uncharacterized protein LOC105225481, whose protein sequence is MKEIRMILLLALLACLTTPNAVQAHRYVLRPLSAREVYRLLANTGRSNDIPQGRIITQGLTFIGDITRRIIGVGTEPRVTTQEVCYETRGARSLAEAEAVYDSYVAASNQPEPDRRHKRVRNSEVGRILKLKKRKKLREDEELRGNQRIRNEDNAPISQPGLGSRTTTPTSSTDSDIYSTPQRSSLTTDPAVTTMTSKSDTTVTTNPTTTMNQNNDATISTFTTSTSPEGSINCIVIKKNE, encoded by the exons ATGAAAGAGATTCGTATGATTCTACTACTCGCGTTGTTAGCTTGTCTAACGACTCCAAATGCAGTTCAAG CGCACCGCTATGTTTTGCGCCCATTGAGCGCACGCGAAGTCTATCGGCTGCTCGCCAACACAGGTCGTAGTAATGATATACCACAGGGTCGCATTATCACACAGGGTCTCACCTTCATCGGTGACATCACTCGTCGGATAATCGGCGTGGGCACCGAGCCGCGCGTAACTACACAAGAGGTTTGCTATGAAACGCGCGGCGCACGCAGTCTAGCCGAGGCTGAAGCGGTCTACGACTCTTATGTAGCGGCTAGTAATCAACCTGAGCCTGATAGGCGGCATAAGCGGGTGCGTAATAGTGAGGTGGGACGTATTTTGAAGTTGAAGAAGCGTAAAAAGTTACGCGAGGACGAGGAACTACGGGGAAATCAACGCATTCGAAATGAAGATAATGCGCCAATAAGTCAGCCAGGCTTGGGCTCCCGCACGACTACACCCACTTCTAGTACGGACTCTGACATTTATTCCACACCGCAACGCTCTTCGCTCACTACGGATCCAGCTGTAACAACTATGACGTCCAAAAGCGATACGACGGTGACGACGAATCCCACAACAACTATGAATCAGAATAATGATGCCACGATCTCGACATTCACAACATCCACATCGCCGGAGGGCTCCATTAATTGCATTGTTATTAAGAAGAATGAATAA
- the LOC125777501 gene encoding uncharacterized protein LOC125777501 produces the protein MRLDLVISVFALALISITLPAEGKRVTLVPLPASEVYRLLREAGREDAVPEGRVVTQGIAAVSGFAVGLAKGIGGSLLVDLAANLLAANGQNVTGETEEVCFNSRSLDEIDDADDDEYAEGRQDDDDAITSVDYSDYDSSNPVRSDASSPSVTNAGIDYGDDEDIRAGDDTRSRTITTTKTGPGDSINCVLIKQ, from the exons ATGCGGCTTGATTTGGTGATTTCGGTGTTCGCGCTTGCGTTAATCAGCATAACTTTGCCGGCAGAAG GCAAACGCGTAACCTTAGTTCCCCTTCCAGCCAGTGAGGTATATCGCTTGCTGCGTGAGGCGGGTCGCGAGGATGCAGTGCCCGAGGGGCGCGTGGTGACTCAGGGTATAGCAGCGGTGTCCGGTTTTGCCGTTGGATTGGCTAAGGGCATCGGTGGTTCATTGCTTGTGGACTTGGCTGCTAATCTCTTGGCAGCAAATGGACAGAACGTAACCGGGGAAACTGAAGAAGTCTGCTTCAATAGTCGCAGCTTGGATGAGATTGACGACGCTGATGATGATGAGTATGCGGAGGGAAGACAAGATGATGACGACGCAATTACATCGGTCGATTATTCAGATTATGATAGTTCTAATCCGGTGAGGAGCGATGCTTCTTCGCCATCTGTAACCAATGCTGGCATCGACTATGGTGATGACGAAGACATTAGGGCTGGAGACGATACCAGGAGTAGAACtattacaactacaaaaacaggCCCAGGTGATTCGATAAATTGTGTGCTGATAAAGCAGTGA